A genomic segment from Deinococcus sp. YIM 77859 encodes:
- a CDS encoding DegV family protein produces MLAVVTDSTCDLAPETARALGLHVVPLRVLLHGRSFLDWQEIDPDAVYDHQRTGGQVQTQPAPPAAFERVYRELLATHSGILSLHISGHLSDTAEHARQAAAALNAGDRVQVLDTGLASLPLAEAAIAAVETVRAGGDMAQAVRAVEAVRAGLLAEFTVPTLEYLRRGGRLSRAQELLGNMLGVRPVLRFDAGRLKPVRRVRGQQATRDMLEQLEAQFGREPVALTIGHAGRDAARIAELKAAVSASRLKVARGRLQLLGPVIGAHVGPGTYGLMARPWAS; encoded by the coding sequence ATGCTTGCCGTCGTCACCGATTCCACCTGCGACCTGGCCCCCGAGACTGCCCGCGCGCTGGGGCTGCACGTTGTGCCCCTGCGGGTGCTGCTGCATGGCCGATCCTTCCTCGACTGGCAGGAGATCGACCCGGACGCTGTGTACGATCACCAGCGGACCGGCGGGCAGGTTCAAACCCAGCCCGCTCCACCGGCCGCCTTTGAGCGCGTCTACCGCGAGCTGCTCGCCACCCACAGCGGCATTCTGAGCCTGCACATCAGCGGGCACCTTTCGGATACCGCCGAACACGCCCGGCAGGCCGCCGCCGCCCTGAATGCCGGGGACCGCGTGCAGGTGCTGGATACGGGTCTGGCGTCTCTCCCGCTGGCAGAAGCCGCCATCGCCGCCGTGGAGACGGTGCGGGCGGGCGGGGACATGGCGCAGGCCGTCCGAGCGGTCGAGGCCGTGCGGGCGGGCCTGCTGGCCGAATTCACCGTGCCGACCCTGGAATACCTGCGCCGCGGCGGACGGCTGTCGCGAGCGCAGGAGCTTCTTGGGAACATGCTGGGCGTGCGGCCCGTGCTGCGTTTCGACGCGGGCCGCCTCAAGCCCGTGCGCCGGGTGCGGGGCCAGCAGGCCACCCGCGACATGCTCGAGCAGCTCGAAGCGCAGTTCGGCCGCGAGCCGGTGGCCCTCACCATCGGGCACGCGGGCCGGGACGCCGCCCGCATCGCAGAACTCAAGGCGGCGGTGAGTGCCAGCCGCCTGAAGGTGGCGCGGGGCCGCCTGCAACTGCTTGGCCCGGTGATCGGCGCCCACGTTGGCCCCGGCACCTATGGCCTGATGGCCCGGCCCTGGGCCAGCTGA
- the ileS gene encoding isoleucine--tRNA ligase — MTSTETTPSTPLFQPVSAQPSFRDLEQEVLKFWREQRVFEQTQERQEGQPEFVFYEGPPTANGKPALHHVLARSFKDLFPRYKVMQGYFVTRKGGWDTHGLPVEISVEKRLGLLGRNHGATREELAEFNRLCRSSVWETIQEWNTFTERLGYWVDLADPYITYENEYVESVWNLLKRLHHKGLIAQDYKVVPLSPRISTTLSKAELGEVDSYRMVDDPSVYVRFPVIWDTLPERAHAALSALRAEDRQNLALVVWTTTPWTLPSNTLAAVNADLTYVVARSPLGPIIVAEDALERLSDLHKKEGPLEVLVRFPGRDLEGVEYEPPFPEVAAELGAVGALHERNAQGRPVMHFVALADFVSAADGSGVAHEAPAYGAEDLELARRYGVPLLFGVDERGILRVTGERGKFFKDADKGLIADLRARGLLFHAGTIRHRYPFHDRTGDPILYFAKKGWYIRTNSVSTRMLETNEQVNWVPPGIKHGRFGHWLEGNVDWAISRERYWGTPLPFWMSEDGDLRVVGSVAELAELTGRDLSELDLHRPFIDDVTFELGGKTYRRVPEVLDVWFDSGAMPYAQWHLLTDETGERALPGTEANLVQFQRHFPADFICEAIDQTRGWFYSLHAIATMLYDQPAYRNVICLGHIVDEHGAKMSKSKGNVVEPLPLFDRYGADSVRWYMFMASDPGDQKRFSERLVAEAQRNYVNTLWNVYSFFVLYANLDQPALGAAPPAAERPEMDRWLLARLEETVRDVTAALDAYDARGGGRALERFVDDLSNWYVRRNRSRFWGGEGSADLSAYATLHEALLTVSQLTAPFTPFLAEALYRNLTRGQGAQSVHLTRWPQVREERLDDRLTREMAAVMKVVELGRAVRGAHGLKTRQPLASVTVRAATPEQTDALRRAQEQIKEELNVKQVHFLEGVTDLVRYSLRPNLPVLGKVYGKALPAVRAALANADAAAVAHAVHSGESFTVEANGQTFTLTPEQVLVDAKAPEGVAAAEDGGFLVAFETQLTRELVLEGLARDLVRGIQEARKAAGFEVQDRIHLALDLSGEAREAAELWRDFIAGEVLAQALTFGPGEGHPAQVEGGTAYLTRVVSPA; from the coding sequence ATGACCAGCACCGAGACCACACCCAGCACGCCCCTCTTTCAACCGGTCAGCGCGCAGCCCAGCTTCCGCGACCTCGAACAGGAGGTGTTGAAGTTCTGGCGGGAGCAGCGCGTCTTTGAGCAGACGCAGGAGCGCCAAGAGGGCCAGCCCGAGTTCGTCTTCTACGAGGGGCCGCCCACGGCGAACGGAAAACCGGCGCTGCACCACGTTCTCGCGCGCTCCTTTAAGGACCTCTTTCCCCGCTACAAGGTGATGCAGGGCTACTTTGTGACCCGCAAGGGGGGCTGGGACACGCACGGCCTCCCGGTCGAGATCAGCGTAGAAAAGAGGCTGGGCCTGCTTGGGCGCAACCACGGCGCGACGCGGGAGGAGCTCGCCGAATTCAACCGTCTGTGCCGCAGCTCGGTGTGGGAAACCATTCAGGAGTGGAACACCTTTACCGAGCGGCTGGGGTACTGGGTGGACCTGGCAGACCCCTATATCACGTACGAGAACGAGTACGTGGAGAGCGTGTGGAACCTCCTCAAAAGGCTGCACCACAAGGGCCTGATCGCCCAGGACTACAAGGTGGTGCCGCTCTCGCCGCGCATCTCCACCACGCTCTCCAAGGCCGAGCTGGGCGAGGTGGACAGCTACCGCATGGTGGACGACCCCAGCGTGTACGTGCGTTTCCCGGTGATCTGGGACACCCTGCCCGAGCGGGCGCACGCCGCCCTGAGTGCGCTGCGTGCAGAAGACCGGCAGAACCTCGCGCTGGTGGTGTGGACAACCACGCCCTGGACACTCCCGAGCAACACGCTGGCCGCGGTGAATGCCGACCTGACGTATGTGGTGGCGCGCAGCCCTCTGGGTCCGATCATCGTGGCGGAGGACGCGCTCGAGCGCCTCAGCGACCTGCACAAGAAAGAGGGCCCGCTGGAGGTCCTCGTTCGCTTCCCAGGCCGTGACCTGGAGGGCGTGGAGTACGAACCGCCCTTCCCAGAGGTGGCCGCAGAGCTGGGGGCGGTGGGAGCGCTGCACGAGCGCAACGCCCAGGGTCGCCCGGTGATGCACTTCGTGGCCCTGGCCGACTTCGTGTCGGCGGCGGACGGCTCGGGCGTGGCGCACGAGGCCCCGGCCTACGGCGCGGAGGACCTGGAGCTCGCGCGCCGCTACGGGGTGCCGCTGCTGTTCGGCGTAGATGAGCGCGGCATTCTGCGGGTGACGGGAGAGCGCGGCAAGTTCTTCAAGGACGCCGACAAGGGGCTGATCGCCGACCTGAGGGCGCGGGGACTGCTGTTTCACGCGGGCACCATCCGGCACCGCTATCCCTTCCACGACCGCACGGGTGATCCCATCCTGTACTTCGCCAAGAAGGGCTGGTACATCCGCACAAACAGCGTCTCGACGCGGATGCTGGAGACGAATGAGCAGGTCAACTGGGTCCCGCCGGGCATCAAGCACGGCCGCTTCGGCCACTGGCTGGAGGGGAACGTGGACTGGGCGATCTCGCGCGAGCGCTACTGGGGCACGCCGCTCCCCTTCTGGATGTCCGAAGACGGCGACCTGCGGGTCGTGGGCAGCGTGGCCGAGCTCGCAGAGCTGACCGGGCGGGACCTCAGCGAGCTCGATCTGCACCGGCCCTTTATCGACGACGTGACCTTTGAGCTGGGCGGCAAGACCTACCGCCGGGTGCCAGAGGTGCTCGACGTGTGGTTTGACTCCGGCGCGATGCCCTACGCGCAGTGGCACCTGCTGACCGATGAGACGGGCGAGCGGGCGCTGCCGGGAACAGAAGCGAACCTGGTGCAGTTCCAGCGGCACTTTCCCGCTGACTTCATCTGCGAGGCGATCGACCAGACGCGCGGGTGGTTCTACTCCCTGCACGCGATTGCCACCATGCTGTATGACCAGCCGGCGTACCGGAACGTGATCTGCCTGGGGCACATCGTGGACGAGCACGGCGCCAAGATGAGCAAGAGCAAGGGCAACGTGGTGGAGCCGCTCCCGCTTTTTGACCGCTACGGCGCGGACTCGGTGCGCTGGTACATGTTCATGGCGTCCGACCCCGGCGACCAAAAGCGGTTCTCCGAGCGGCTGGTGGCGGAAGCGCAGCGCAACTACGTGAACACGCTGTGGAACGTCTACTCGTTTTTCGTGCTGTACGCGAACCTCGACCAGCCCGCGCTGGGGGCCGCCCCCCCCGCGGCGGAGCGTCCGGAGATGGACCGCTGGCTGCTGGCCCGGCTGGAGGAGACGGTGCGGGACGTGACGGCGGCGCTTGACGCCTACGACGCTCGCGGCGGCGGACGGGCGCTGGAGCGCTTCGTGGACGACCTGAGCAACTGGTACGTGCGGCGTAACCGCTCACGCTTCTGGGGCGGTGAGGGCTCTGCTGATCTCAGCGCCTACGCGACGCTGCACGAGGCGCTGCTGACCGTCTCGCAGCTGACCGCGCCGTTCACGCCGTTCCTGGCGGAGGCGCTGTACCGCAACCTCACCCGGGGGCAGGGTGCCCAGAGCGTGCACCTCACCCGCTGGCCGCAGGTGCGTGAGGAGCGGCTGGATGACCGCCTGACCCGGGAGATGGCGGCGGTGATGAAGGTGGTGGAGCTGGGCCGGGCGGTGCGCGGAGCGCATGGCCTCAAGACGCGTCAGCCCCTCGCGAGCGTGACGGTGCGGGCGGCTACTCCAGAACAGACCGACGCGCTGCGGCGAGCGCAGGAGCAGATCAAGGAGGAACTGAATGTCAAACAGGTGCACTTCCTGGAGGGTGTGACCGACCTGGTTCGCTACAGCCTGCGTCCCAACCTGCCGGTGCTGGGCAAGGTGTACGGCAAGGCGCTGCCGGCGGTGCGGGCGGCTTTGGCGAATGCGGACGCGGCTGCCGTCGCCCACGCGGTGCACAGCGGCGAGAGCTTCACCGTGGAGGCGAACGGGCAGACCTTTACGCTCACGCCCGAGCAGGTGCTGGTGGACGCCAAGGCTCCCGAGGGCGTGGCGGCGGCCGAGGACGGCGGCTTCCTGGTGGCCTTTGAGACGCAGCTCACCCGTGAACTGGTGCTTGAAGGCCTGGCCCGCGACCTGGTGCGCGGCATCCAGGAGGCGCGCAAGGCGGCAGGCTTCGAGGTGCAAGACCGCATTCACCTCGCGCTCGACCTGAGCGGCGAGGCCCGCGAAGCCGCCGAGCTGTGGCGGGATTTTATCGCCGGGGAGGTGCTGGCCCAGGCGCTGACCTTTGGCCCGGGCGAGGGCCATCCGGCGCAGGTAGAGGGCGGCACGGCGTACCTGACACGGGTGGTCTCGCCCGCCTAA
- the fsa gene encoding fructose-6-phosphate aldolase: MEFFIDTAIIDEVREINAWGVLSGVTTNPSLVAASGRDFQEVIQELSELVGGAISAEVTALDADGMIQEGREFASWSEHVVVKLPLTPAGLQACRALTQEGIRTNITLCFSVPQALLAARAGATYVSPFAGRVDDIGWDGVELVRQIKEAYVLGNIPTKVLAASIRHPQHVVQAALAGADVATVPYKVFTSMIKHPLTSAGLDAFLKDWAKRAGASPETPASEAGTNPQAGGVTAQGGQKQ, encoded by the coding sequence ATGGAATTCTTTATCGATACCGCCATCATTGACGAGGTGCGAGAGATCAACGCCTGGGGTGTTCTGTCGGGCGTGACCACCAACCCCAGCCTGGTCGCCGCCTCGGGCCGCGACTTTCAGGAAGTCATTCAGGAACTCTCGGAGCTTGTCGGCGGGGCCATCAGCGCGGAGGTGACCGCGCTCGATGCGGACGGCATGATCCAAGAAGGCCGCGAGTTCGCGAGCTGGAGTGAACACGTCGTCGTGAAGCTGCCGCTGACCCCAGCGGGGCTGCAAGCCTGCCGAGCGCTGACCCAGGAGGGCATCCGCACCAACATCACCCTGTGTTTCAGCGTGCCGCAGGCGCTGCTGGCCGCGCGTGCCGGAGCCACCTACGTGTCACCCTTTGCGGGCCGTGTGGACGATATCGGCTGGGACGGCGTCGAGTTGGTGCGCCAGATCAAGGAAGCCTACGTGCTGGGGAATATCCCCACCAAAGTGCTGGCGGCGTCTATCCGCCACCCGCAGCACGTCGTGCAGGCGGCACTGGCGGGGGCAGACGTGGCGACCGTGCCCTACAAGGTCTTTACCTCGATGATCAAGCACCCCCTCACGAGTGCGGGTCTGGACGCCTTCCTCAAGGACTGGGCGAAGCGCGCCGGGGCCAGCCCCGAGACCCCTGCCAGTGAGGCGGGCACCAATCCGCAGGCGGGCGGCGTGACGGCCCAGGGAGGCCAGAAGCAGTGA
- the sucD gene encoding succinate--CoA ligase subunit alpha: MGILVNKDSQVLVVGITGREGSNHTKAMREFGTKVVAGVTPGKGGQTHEGLPVYNSVKEAQAAHRIDVSIIFVPPAGAADAVLESAHAGVPLIVLITEGVPTVDMMRAVQEVKALDAQSRAQGGQGIRLIGGNCPGLVTSGECKVGIMPNRIYQEKGRVGLISRSGTLTYEAAKLLLDAGLGTSTTVGIGGDPVIGTTFADVLPMFEADPETDAVVVIGEIGGADEEAAAEYIAQNMKKPVVAFISGRSAPKGKRMGHAGAIIMGNVGTPESKLAAFQAAGVPVADTMPEIVELVKKALNVTA, from the coding sequence ATGGGCATCCTCGTCAACAAGGACAGCCAGGTACTCGTGGTCGGCATTACCGGCCGCGAGGGCTCCAACCACACCAAGGCGATGCGCGAATTCGGCACCAAGGTCGTCGCGGGTGTCACCCCCGGCAAGGGCGGACAGACACACGAGGGCCTTCCCGTGTACAACAGCGTCAAGGAGGCGCAGGCCGCGCACCGCATCGACGTCTCCATCATCTTTGTGCCGCCCGCCGGGGCCGCTGACGCCGTCTTGGAAAGCGCCCACGCGGGCGTACCCCTGATCGTGCTGATCACCGAGGGCGTTCCGACCGTGGACATGATGCGTGCCGTGCAGGAGGTCAAGGCGCTCGACGCGCAGAGCCGCGCGCAGGGCGGCCAGGGCATTCGCCTGATCGGCGGCAACTGCCCCGGCCTGGTCACGAGCGGCGAGTGCAAGGTGGGCATCATGCCCAACCGGATCTACCAGGAGAAGGGCCGCGTCGGCCTGATCTCCCGCTCGGGAACACTGACCTACGAGGCGGCCAAGCTGCTGCTGGACGCGGGGCTGGGCACCTCCACCACCGTCGGCATCGGCGGTGACCCGGTGATCGGCACCACCTTTGCGGACGTGCTCCCCATGTTCGAGGCCGACCCCGAGACGGATGCCGTCGTCGTGATCGGCGAGATCGGTGGTGCCGACGAGGAAGCCGCCGCCGAGTACATCGCGCAGAATATGAAAAAGCCGGTCGTGGCCTTTATTTCCGGCCGCTCTGCTCCCAAGGGCAAGCGCATGGGCCACGCGGGTGCCATCATCATGGGCAACGTCGGTACGCCGGAAAGCAAGCTCGCCGCCTTTCAAGCCGCCGGTGTTCCCGTGGCAGACACCATGCCCGAGATCGTGGAGCTGGTGAAAAAGGCCCTCAACGTCACCGCCTGA
- the rho gene encoding transcription termination factor Rho, translating into MTEAHLTAPLPYHELQQKILPELHLIAASLGIENYRKLKKDALALAIMERQAQAEGQVLARGYLEISPDGYGFLQADLLDPTSRSVLVTAGLIKQFHLRTGDEVIGRARKPRENERYGTLVQVEAVNGLDPESARKRPRFDDLTPTFPDRQLVLEDPLMDDSLSLRVVDLLVPIGRGQRALIVAPPKAGKTTLLKKIANSIVKNYPEVTVMVLLVDERPEEVTDFRESVQGAQVIASTFDEPPQHHVRVAEFVHERARRIVEEGGHVVILLDSITRLARANNLVTPPTGRTLSGGLDSNALHWPKRFLGAARNTREGGSLTILATALVETGSRMDDVIFEEFKGTGNAELVLSRRLEERRIFPALDILKSGTRREELLLQPDVLKKMWLLRKVISDMDPADAMEMLLSRMGKTRNNVEFLQALAGG; encoded by the coding sequence GTGACCGAAGCGCATCTCACCGCGCCCCTGCCCTACCACGAACTCCAGCAGAAGATCCTGCCGGAGCTGCACCTGATCGCGGCCAGCCTGGGCATCGAAAACTACCGCAAACTGAAAAAGGACGCGCTGGCCCTCGCGATCATGGAGCGTCAGGCCCAGGCCGAGGGACAGGTGCTTGCCCGCGGCTACCTGGAGATCAGTCCCGACGGCTACGGCTTCTTGCAGGCTGACCTGCTGGATCCAACCTCGCGGAGCGTGCTCGTCACCGCGGGGCTGATCAAGCAGTTTCACCTGCGCACCGGAGACGAGGTGATTGGCCGCGCCCGCAAACCGCGCGAGAACGAACGCTACGGCACGCTTGTGCAGGTCGAAGCCGTCAATGGCCTGGATCCCGAGTCTGCGCGCAAGCGCCCCCGCTTCGACGACCTGACCCCGACCTTTCCCGACCGGCAGCTTGTTCTCGAAGATCCCTTGATGGATGACAGCCTCTCGCTGCGGGTGGTCGACCTGCTCGTGCCCATCGGGCGGGGGCAGCGTGCCCTGATCGTCGCGCCGCCCAAAGCGGGGAAAACGACCCTGCTGAAAAAGATCGCCAACTCCATCGTCAAGAACTACCCCGAAGTGACCGTGATGGTCCTGCTGGTTGATGAGCGCCCCGAGGAGGTCACCGACTTCCGCGAAAGCGTGCAGGGCGCGCAGGTGATCGCCTCCACCTTTGATGAGCCGCCCCAGCATCACGTCCGCGTGGCGGAGTTCGTGCACGAGCGCGCTCGCCGCATCGTGGAGGAGGGCGGACATGTGGTGATTCTGCTCGACTCGATCACCCGCCTCGCCCGCGCGAACAACCTCGTGACGCCGCCCACCGGGCGTACCCTCTCCGGGGGCCTGGACTCCAACGCGCTGCACTGGCCCAAGCGCTTTCTGGGCGCGGCGCGCAACACCCGCGAGGGCGGCTCGCTCACCATCCTGGCGACCGCGCTCGTGGAGACCGGCTCCCGCATGGACGACGTGATCTTCGAAGAATTCAAGGGTACCGGCAACGCCGAACTCGTTCTCTCGCGCCGCCTCGAAGAGCGCCGGATCTTCCCGGCACTCGACATCCTCAAGTCGGGCACCCGCCGCGAGGAACTTCTGCTTCAGCCCGACGTGCTGAAAAAGATGTGGCTTCTGCGCAAGGTGATCTCTGACATGGACCCCGCCGACGCGATGGAGATGCTGCTCTCGCGCATGGGCAAGACCCGCAACAACGTCGAGTTCCTGCAAGCGCTCGCGGGCGGCTAA
- a CDS encoding peptidoglycan DD-metalloendopeptidase family protein has product MLQFLSRPCWGTSVLTLTLALGTPAALAAPFPTEGISELLRVPTPADVLHAALPTVQLTRLPQPPSVVLVTAQPPERVALRYGVATAAVDALPRTPGERGRVLRVQLPQPDPARPPALPPTVVTYTVQPGETLARIAARHGLSLLDLLSANLHLQSLDTVRPGETLFLPTAERGLLLRIKPGQTALSLIAGYGADLARTARANGVLPTALQPGDYLLLPGLQAEQYHRKLLARRQAQREAERRARVQAQYERYLAWQKARERARLEENYARQARYEAYLAWKSSPERQALIARYERQAQYEAAQAALRERLRQREAAQPLTTRTAGVNVSATGGLAWPMRSFRITSRYGEEDIDFHKQVFHGGVDLAAPAGTPIYAAAAGTVTESGYGAYGMNVYTVQGNSTLVYGHLSRAAVRAGETVQQGDLIGFVGCTGICTGPHLHFEVRLNGQAVDPLALLP; this is encoded by the coding sequence GTGTTGCAGTTTCTCTCCCGCCCCTGTTGGGGCACCTCTGTCCTCACCCTGACGCTCGCCCTGGGGACTCCGGCGGCCCTCGCCGCCCCATTCCCCACCGAGGGGATCAGCGAGCTGCTGCGCGTGCCCACGCCCGCCGACGTGCTGCACGCCGCCCTTCCCACCGTTCAGCTCACGCGCCTGCCCCAGCCGCCCAGCGTGGTGCTGGTGACCGCACAGCCCCCTGAGCGCGTCGCCCTTCGCTACGGCGTGGCCACAGCGGCGGTAGACGCCCTGCCCCGCACGCCGGGTGAGCGGGGCAGGGTGCTGCGCGTTCAGCTTCCCCAGCCCGACCCCGCGCGGCCGCCTGCGCTGCCCCCCACCGTGGTGACCTACACCGTGCAGCCCGGTGAGACCCTGGCCCGCATCGCCGCGCGCCACGGCCTGAGCCTGCTGGACCTCCTCAGCGCGAACCTGCACCTGCAGAGCCTGGATACGGTGCGGCCCGGCGAGACGCTCTTTCTTCCCACCGCCGAGCGCGGTTTGCTGCTGCGCATCAAGCCCGGGCAGACCGCGCTTTCCCTGATCGCGGGGTACGGCGCGGACCTGGCGCGCACCGCCCGCGCCAACGGCGTGCTGCCCACGGCCCTCCAGCCGGGTGACTATCTGCTGCTCCCTGGCCTTCAGGCCGAGCAGTACCACCGCAAGCTGCTGGCGCGCCGCCAAGCTCAGCGAGAGGCCGAGCGCCGGGCCCGCGTGCAGGCGCAGTACGAGCGGTACCTCGCCTGGCAAAAGGCCCGCGAACGGGCGCGCCTGGAGGAGAACTACGCCCGGCAGGCACGGTACGAGGCGTATCTGGCCTGGAAAAGCAGCCCCGAACGGCAGGCCCTGATCGCCCGCTACGAGCGTCAGGCCCAGTACGAGGCCGCGCAGGCCGCCCTGCGCGAGCGCCTGCGCCAACGGGAGGCGGCCCAACCGCTCACCACCCGGACCGCCGGGGTGAATGTCTCGGCAACGGGGGGCCTGGCCTGGCCCATGCGCAGCTTCCGCATCACCAGCCGCTACGGCGAAGAGGATATCGACTTTCACAAGCAGGTGTTCCACGGGGGCGTCGACCTCGCGGCCCCGGCGGGCACGCCCATCTATGCCGCGGCCGCCGGAACGGTGACGGAAAGCGGCTACGGCGCTTACGGCATGAACGTCTACACCGTTCAGGGCAACAGCACCCTGGTGTATGGCCACCTCAGCCGCGCCGCTGTGAGGGCAGGAGAGACTGTGCAGCAGGGCGACCTGATCGGCTTTGTGGGCTGCACCGGCATCTGCACCGGCCCGCACCTGCATTTCGAGGTGCGGCTGAACGGTCAGGCGGTTGACCCGCTGGCGCTGCTCCCGTGA
- a CDS encoding response regulator: MSAAAARSSTLHLLVVDDEEQILELLDLSLSLHGFTVVTARSGPDALRAAGAHSFDVIVMDVLMAPWDGFETVRRLHGALQARLPPVVFLSGLTRTEALPELGPHVVATYLVKPFRPSQLVACIQQVARSRN, translated from the coding sequence GTGAGCGCGGCCGCCGCCCGTTCCAGCACGCTGCACCTCCTGGTCGTCGACGACGAGGAACAGATCCTCGAGCTGCTTGACCTCTCCCTCTCGCTGCACGGCTTTACCGTGGTCACCGCCAGAAGCGGCCCCGACGCGCTGCGGGCCGCCGGGGCCCACAGCTTTGACGTGATCGTCATGGACGTGCTGATGGCGCCCTGGGACGGCTTCGAGACGGTGCGCCGCCTGCATGGAGCGCTTCAGGCGCGCCTGCCCCCCGTCGTCTTTCTCTCCGGCCTGACCCGCACAGAAGCCCTCCCGGAACTCGGCCCGCACGTGGTGGCGACCTATCTGGTCAAGCCCTTTCGCCCCTCACAACTCGTGGCCTGTATCCAACAGGTCGCCCGTTCCCGCAACTGA
- the bshA gene encoding N-acetyl-alpha-D-glucosaminyl L-malate synthase BshA, giving the protein MGVPPEKIAVLCHTGAGGSGVVATELGLMVARSGLEVHFVGSAVPFRLAGHQGVRGPFYHQVSGFAYALFDQPYPELAAANTLTEVILEHGVELTHAHYAIPHATAAIHARAITGRSRVVTTLHGTDVTLVGAEPAFRHTTRHAIECSDHVTAVSHFLAEQTREVFGVDRPIEVIHNFVDAARFVRIPDPQARARFAHPDEALIVHVSNFRPVKRVEDVVQVFARVASEIPARLLMIGDGPERPRAFELAGQLGVLGRTQFLGSFPDVQTVLGISDLFLLPSSNESFGLAALEAMSCEVPIVAARAGGIPEVVEDGVTGFLAPVGDVDAMADAALRVLRDSQLYLSMGAAGRQAALTRFHPDRIVPRYLAAYAQTLAQGGGT; this is encoded by the coding sequence ATGGGCGTGCCGCCAGAAAAGATTGCCGTGCTGTGCCACACCGGGGCCGGGGGTTCCGGCGTCGTCGCGACCGAACTGGGCTTGATGGTCGCGCGCTCGGGCCTGGAAGTTCACTTCGTGGGCTCCGCCGTGCCTTTTCGGCTGGCGGGACACCAGGGTGTTCGCGGGCCCTTCTACCACCAGGTGAGCGGGTTCGCGTATGCCCTCTTCGATCAGCCCTACCCCGAGCTCGCCGCGGCCAATACCCTGACAGAGGTGATTTTGGAGCACGGCGTTGAGCTCACGCACGCCCACTACGCGATTCCTCATGCGACTGCCGCCATTCACGCCCGGGCGATCACCGGGCGCAGCCGGGTGGTGACCACCCTGCACGGCACAGACGTGACGCTGGTGGGCGCCGAACCCGCCTTCCGGCACACCACGCGGCACGCCATCGAGTGCAGCGACCACGTGACCGCCGTCTCACACTTTCTGGCGGAGCAGACGCGCGAAGTCTTTGGCGTCGACCGGCCCATCGAGGTGATTCACAACTTCGTGGACGCCGCGCGCTTTGTGCGCATTCCCGATCCTCAGGCGCGCGCGCGTTTCGCCCACCCGGATGAGGCGCTGATCGTGCACGTCAGCAACTTCCGCCCGGTCAAGCGTGTCGAAGACGTGGTGCAGGTCTTTGCGCGGGTCGCCAGCGAGATCCCGGCGCGGCTGCTGATGATCGGGGACGGCCCGGAGCGGCCCCGCGCCTTTGAACTCGCCGGACAACTGGGCGTGCTGGGCCGCACCCAGTTCCTGGGGTCCTTTCCCGACGTTCAGACGGTGCTGGGCATCAGTGACCTCTTTCTGTTGCCCAGCAGCAACGAGAGTTTCGGCTTGGCCGCCCTGGAGGCCATGAGTTGTGAGGTGCCGATTGTCGCGGCCCGAGCGGGCGGCATTCCCGAGGTGGTCGAGGACGGCGTGACCGGCTTCCTCGCCCCGGTGGGCGATGTGGACGCGATGGCTGACGCAGCGCTGCGCGTGTTGCGTGACTCCCAGCTGTATTTGAGCATGGGGGCGGCAGGCCGGCAGGCCGCGCTGACCCGCTTTCACCCCGACCGGATCGTGCCGCGGTACCTCGCCGCCTACGCGCAGACGCTGGCCCAGGGCGGCGGAACCTAG
- the modA gene encoding molybdate ABC transporter substrate-binding protein: MSCRHVILTLLLLGSAQAAPLRVFAAASLTDAFTELGKAFDARTGNTTVFQFAGSQALRTQLENGARADVYASANAAQFDPLVKAGLLQPGQLFARNTLAMIAPKGTAKVTALPDLAKPGVKVVIADKAVPAGDYTRRMLAAAEQSGTYGKNFAEQVLKNVVSEEPNVRQVALKVQLGEADAAVVYRSDVTPALKASVRVIPLPSRFNQSASYPIGILTNAANGAAAQAFVAFVLSPEGQRILRKWGFLSPQ, encoded by the coding sequence ATGTCGTGTCGCCACGTCATCCTCACACTCCTTCTGCTGGGGAGTGCCCAGGCCGCCCCGCTGCGGGTCTTTGCCGCGGCCTCGCTGACCGACGCCTTTACGGAGCTCGGCAAAGCCTTTGACGCCCGGACCGGGAACACCACGGTCTTTCAGTTCGCTGGGTCGCAGGCGCTGCGGACCCAACTCGAGAACGGCGCGAGGGCCGACGTGTATGCGAGCGCCAACGCTGCCCAGTTTGACCCGCTCGTCAAGGCGGGCCTGCTCCAGCCTGGACAGCTGTTCGCGCGGAACACGCTGGCGATGATCGCCCCAAAGGGCACAGCCAAGGTGACGGCCCTGCCCGACCTCGCCAAGCCCGGTGTCAAGGTCGTTATCGCGGACAAAGCCGTTCCGGCGGGCGACTACACCCGCCGGATGCTGGCGGCCGCCGAGCAGTCCGGAACCTACGGCAAGAACTTCGCCGAGCAGGTTCTGAAGAACGTGGTGAGCGAGGAACCAAACGTGCGGCAGGTGGCGCTGAAGGTGCAGCTCGGTGAGGCTGATGCCGCCGTGGTGTACCGCAGCGATGTCACGCCCGCCCTCAAAGCCAGCGTGCGGGTGATCCCGTTGCCCTCGCGGTTTAACCAAAGCGCCAGCTATCCCATCGGCATCCTGACCAATGCGGCCAACGGGGCGGCGGCGCAGGCGTTTGTGGCCTTTGTGCTCTCCCCGGAAGGACAGAGGATCCTGCGAAAGTGGGGGTTTCTCAGCCCGCAGTAG